One Pseudomonas sp. AN-1 genomic region harbors:
- a CDS encoding succinate dehydrogenase assembly factor 2, translated as MTEENIELKRLQWECRRGMLELDVLFKPFLDEAYAQLEAVDQERFRNLLKCEDPDLFSWFMGYSQPENADHARMVRMILDRVQPK; from the coding sequence ATGACCGAAGAAAACATCGAACTGAAACGACTGCAGTGGGAATGCCGGCGCGGCATGCTGGAGCTGGACGTGCTGTTCAAGCCGTTCCTCGACGAGGCCTACGCCCAACTGGAGGCGGTCGACCAGGAGCGTTTCCGCAACCTGCTCAAGTGCGAGGACCCGGACCTGTTCAGCTGGTTCATGGGCTACAGCCAGCCCGAGAACGCCGACCACGCGCGCATGGTGCGCATGATCCTGGATCGTGTCCAGCCGAAGTGA
- a CDS encoding protein YgfX, protein MSSRSEPFECHWRPSRRLLALYLLSLGLAVLALALAAIPGWAQAAGLLLCLVHAAWTLPRAILLSHLSAFTALRHDGRGWQLRNAAEGWVAVQLRPGSLALPQAVVLQFRRPGQWFARGLCIPADSLCRDRHRRLRVRLKFARRRWAPVGEAQSGR, encoded by the coding sequence GTGTCCAGCCGAAGTGAGCCCTTCGAGTGCCACTGGCGCCCGTCGCGGCGCCTGCTGGCGCTCTATCTGCTGAGCCTGGGGCTGGCCGTGCTGGCCCTGGCGCTCGCCGCCATCCCGGGCTGGGCGCAGGCCGCCGGCCTGCTGCTCTGCCTGGTCCACGCCGCCTGGACCCTGCCGCGCGCGATCCTGCTCAGCCACCTGAGTGCCTTCACCGCCCTGCGCCATGACGGGCGTGGCTGGCAACTGCGCAATGCCGCCGAGGGCTGGGTGGCGGTGCAGCTGCGCCCGGGCAGCCTGGCGCTGCCGCAGGCGGTGGTGCTGCAGTTCCGCCGGCCTGGACAGTGGTTCGCCCGCGGACTGTGCATTCCGGCCGACAGCCTGTGCCGCGACCGGCATCGCCGCCTGCGCGTGCGCCTGAAGTTCGCCCGCCGGCGCTGGGCGCCGGTGGGCGAGGCTCAGTCGGGCAGGTAG
- the nadB gene encoding L-aspartate oxidase, with amino-acid sequence MSQHFQHDVLVIGSGGAGLSLALNLPDHLRIAVLSKGDLAGGSTYWAQGGVAAVLDDSDDIESHVQDTLTAGAGLCREDAVRFTVEHSREAIQWLIDQGVPFTRDEEHHDGERGFAFHLTREGGHSHRRIIHAADATGTAIFNTLLARARQCPNIELLEQRVAVDLITERKLGGKGRRCLGAYVLNRNSGEVDTYRARFVVLATGGAAKVYLYTSNPDGTCGDGIAMAWRAGCRVGNLEFNQFHPTCLYHPQAKNFLITEALRGEGGLLRLPGGERFMDRFDARGELAPRDIVARAIDHEMKRLGIDCVYLDISHKPAEFIKTHFPTVYERCLGYGIDITRQPIPVVPAAHYTCGGVVVDSRGHTDVPGLYAIGETSFTGLHGANRLASNSLLECFVYARAAAADIVSQLERVGMPHALPSWDASQVTDSDEDVIIAHNWDELRRFMWDYVGIVRTNKRLQRAQHRVRLLQSEIHEFYSNYRVSRDLIELRNLALVAELMIQSAMLRRESRGLHYTLDYPGQLPKAGDTILVPPGYLPD; translated from the coding sequence ATGAGCCAACACTTTCAGCACGACGTACTGGTCATCGGCAGCGGCGGCGCCGGCCTGTCCCTCGCCCTCAACCTGCCGGACCACCTGCGCATCGCCGTACTGAGCAAGGGCGACCTCGCCGGCGGCTCCACCTACTGGGCCCAGGGCGGCGTGGCCGCGGTGCTGGACGACAGCGACGACATCGAGTCGCACGTGCAGGACACCCTGACCGCCGGCGCCGGCCTTTGCCGCGAGGACGCGGTGCGCTTCACCGTCGAGCACAGCCGCGAGGCGATCCAGTGGCTGATCGACCAGGGCGTGCCCTTCACCCGCGACGAGGAGCACCACGACGGCGAGCGCGGCTTCGCCTTCCACCTGACCCGAGAGGGCGGCCACAGCCACCGGCGCATCATCCATGCCGCCGACGCCACCGGCACGGCGATCTTCAACACCCTGCTCGCCCGCGCCCGCCAGTGCCCGAACATCGAATTGCTCGAGCAGCGCGTGGCGGTCGACCTGATCACCGAGCGCAAGCTCGGCGGCAAGGGCCGCCGCTGCCTCGGCGCCTACGTGCTCAACCGCAACAGCGGCGAGGTCGACACCTACCGCGCACGCTTCGTGGTGCTGGCCACCGGCGGCGCGGCCAAGGTCTACCTGTACACCAGCAACCCGGACGGCACCTGCGGCGACGGCATCGCCATGGCCTGGCGCGCCGGCTGCCGGGTCGGCAACCTGGAGTTCAACCAGTTCCACCCCACCTGCCTGTACCACCCGCAGGCGAAGAACTTCCTGATCACCGAAGCACTGCGCGGCGAGGGCGGCCTGCTGCGCCTGCCGGGCGGCGAACGCTTCATGGACCGCTTCGACGCCCGCGGCGAACTGGCCCCGCGCGACATAGTCGCGCGCGCCATCGACCACGAGATGAAGCGCCTCGGCATCGACTGCGTGTACCTGGACATCAGCCACAAGCCGGCCGAGTTCATCAAGACGCACTTCCCCACCGTCTACGAGCGCTGTCTGGGCTACGGCATCGACATCACCCGCCAGCCGATCCCGGTGGTGCCGGCGGCGCACTACACCTGCGGCGGCGTGGTGGTCGACAGCCGCGGCCACACCGACGTGCCCGGCCTGTACGCCATCGGCGAGACCAGCTTCACCGGCCTGCACGGCGCCAACCGCCTGGCCAGCAACTCGCTGCTGGAGTGCTTCGTCTACGCCCGCGCGGCCGCCGCCGACATCGTCAGCCAGCTGGAACGGGTCGGCATGCCGCATGCGCTGCCGAGCTGGGACGCCAGCCAGGTCACCGACTCCGACGAGGACGTGATCATCGCGCACAACTGGGACGAACTGCGGCGCTTCATGTGGGACTACGTCGGCATCGTGCGCACCAACAAGCGCCTGCAGCGCGCCCAGCACCGCGTGCGCCTGCTGCAGAGCGAGATCCACGAGTTCTACAGCAACTACCGGGTCAGCCGCGACCTGATCGAGCTGCGCAACCTGGCGCTGGTCGCCGAGCTGATGATCCAGTCGGCCATGCTGCGCCGCGAGAGCCGCGGCCTGCACTACACCCTCGACTACCCAGGCCAGTTGCCCAAGGCCGGCGACACCATCCTGGTGCCGCCGGGCTACCTGCCCGACTGA
- the rpoE gene encoding RNA polymerase sigma factor RpoE, producing the protein MQTQEPDQQLVERVQRGDKRAFDLLVLKYQHKILGLIVRFVHDPQEAQDVAQEAFIKAYRALGNFRGDSAFYTWLYRIAVNTAKNHLVARGRRPPDTDVSAEDAEFFEGDHALKDLETPERALLRDEIEATVHRTIQQLPEDLRTALTLREFEGLSYEDIATAMQCPVGTVRSRIFRAREAIDKALQPLLHEG; encoded by the coding sequence ATGCAAACCCAGGAACCGGATCAGCAACTGGTCGAGCGGGTCCAGCGTGGTGACAAGCGCGCGTTCGATCTGCTGGTGCTCAAGTACCAGCACAAGATTCTCGGGCTGATCGTGCGCTTCGTGCACGATCCCCAGGAAGCCCAGGACGTGGCGCAGGAGGCCTTCATCAAGGCGTATCGCGCGCTGGGCAACTTCCGCGGCGACAGCGCCTTCTACACCTGGCTGTACCGCATCGCCGTGAACACGGCGAAGAATCACCTGGTGGCGCGCGGGCGGCGCCCGCCGGACACTGACGTCAGCGCCGAGGATGCCGAGTTCTTCGAAGGCGATCACGCCCTCAAGGATCTCGAGACGCCGGAGCGCGCCTTGCTGCGCGATGAGATCGAGGCCACTGTGCACCGGACCATCCAGCAGCTGCCCGAGGACCTGCGCACGGCGCTGACCCTGCGCGAGTTCGAGGGGCTGAGCTACGAGGACATTGCCACCGCCATGCAATGTCCGGTGGGTACGGTGCGCTCGCGGATCTTCCGCGCGCGTGAAGCGATCGACAAGGCCCTGCAGCCGCTGCTGCACGAGGGCTGA
- a CDS encoding sigma-E factor negative regulatory protein — protein sequence MSREVLDESVSAVMDGEADELELRRVLAAAGEDAALRERWARYQLARDVMHRQAVLPKLDLAAAVSAAIDAEDAAAPVARPARSWRHLGRFAVAASVTLAVLAGVRFYNNQDETGMAPQMAEQSVPVQSSQQKLAPIAAAPTDAQLVSYPAGAVQAEPAKPAQPDDLIRSVPPQPAAEAAGAGR from the coding sequence ATGAGTCGTGAAGTCCTGGATGAGTCGGTGTCCGCCGTCATGGATGGCGAGGCTGATGAGCTGGAACTGCGGCGCGTGCTCGCGGCAGCCGGCGAGGATGCGGCCCTGCGCGAGCGCTGGGCGCGCTACCAACTGGCCCGTGACGTGATGCACAGGCAGGCCGTGCTGCCGAAGCTGGATCTGGCAGCCGCGGTGTCGGCTGCCATCGACGCCGAAGACGCCGCGGCACCGGTCGCCAGGCCGGCGCGCTCCTGGCGCCATCTGGGCCGCTTCGCCGTGGCTGCCTCGGTGACCCTGGCGGTGCTGGCCGGCGTGCGCTTCTACAACAACCAGGACGAAACCGGCATGGCGCCGCAGATGGCCGAGCAGAGCGTGCCGGTACAATCGTCCCAGCAGAAGCTGGCGCCGATCGCCGCAGCGCCGACGGACGCGCAGCTGGTGAGCTACCCGGCCGGCGCGGTGCAGGCCGAGCCCGCCAAGCCGGCCCAGCCGGACGACCTGATTCGCAGCGTGCCGCCGCAGCCGGCTGCCGAGGCTGCGGGCGCCGGGCGCTGA
- a CDS encoding SoxR reducing system RseC family protein: MLEEPGRVVAVEDGAVWVETLRRSTCSACSANAGCGQGLMEKLGVGQKRGYVRALTDLRLAVGDGVVIGIREDLLVQSSLRVYLLPLLGLFAGAMLAQWLALAESFVILAALGGFLAVWWLVRRHSRQDVDDPARQPVVLRAELAVCAVPPAENG, translated from the coding sequence ATGCTCGAGGAGCCGGGGCGGGTCGTCGCGGTCGAGGACGGAGCGGTGTGGGTGGAGACCCTGCGCCGCAGCACCTGCAGCGCGTGCTCGGCGAACGCCGGCTGCGGGCAGGGCCTGATGGAAAAACTGGGGGTCGGCCAGAAGCGCGGCTACGTGCGCGCACTGACCGATCTGCGGTTGGCGGTGGGTGACGGGGTGGTGATCGGCATTCGCGAGGATCTGCTGGTACAGAGCTCCCTGCGGGTCTACCTGCTGCCGTTGCTGGGGCTGTTTGCCGGTGCAATGCTGGCACAGTGGTTGGCGCTGGCCGAGTCTTTTGTCATTCTCGCCGCTCTGGGCGGATTCCTCGCGGTCTGGTGGCTGGTGCGCAGGCACAGCCGGCAGGACGTGGACGATCCGGCCCGACAGCCGGTCGTGCTGCGTGCCGAGCTGGCGGTCTGTGCGGTGCCGCCGGCGGAGAACGGCTGA
- a CDS encoding DegQ family serine endoprotease has protein sequence MRTLKRAMLSLAALLAMAQALVAHAQLPEFTELVEQASPAVVNISTRQSMPAQAAGLPPQMMPDLEGLPPMFREFFERSIPQVPPGQAPRKRQAQSLGSGFIISSDGYVLTNNHVVADADEIIVRLSDRSELEAKLVGADPRTDVALLKVEGKSLPTVKLGKSDELKVGEWVVAIGSPFGFDHSVTAGIVSAKGRSLPDENYVPFIQTDVAINPGNSGGPLFNLDGEVVGINSQIFTRSGGFMGLSFAIPIDVAMNVAEQLKAEGKVSRGWLGVVIQEVNKDLAESFGLDKPAGALVAQVLEGSPGAKGGLQVGDVILALNGQPIVVSADLPHLVGTLKPGTEVELDVVREGERKRLKLAVGALPEEGEAIASTGKDDAARSSNRLGVTVVDLSAEQKKALEVEGGALIREVQNGPAALIGLRPGDVITHLNNESINSAKTFAKVAEALPKNRSVSMRVLRQGRASFITFKLSE, from the coding sequence ATGCGTACCCTGAAACGCGCCATGCTGTCGCTGGCTGCGCTGCTGGCGATGGCCCAGGCACTGGTGGCCCATGCGCAGTTGCCGGAATTCACCGAGCTGGTCGAGCAGGCCTCGCCGGCCGTGGTCAACATCAGCACCCGGCAGAGCATGCCGGCCCAGGCCGCCGGCCTGCCGCCGCAGATGATGCCGGACCTGGAAGGCCTGCCGCCGATGTTCCGTGAATTCTTCGAGCGCAGCATCCCGCAGGTGCCGCCGGGACAGGCGCCGCGCAAGCGTCAGGCGCAGTCGCTGGGGTCGGGCTTCATCATTTCCAGTGACGGCTACGTGCTGACCAACAACCACGTGGTGGCCGACGCCGACGAGATCATCGTGCGCCTGTCCGACCGCAGCGAGCTGGAAGCCAAGCTGGTCGGCGCCGATCCACGCACCGACGTGGCCCTGCTCAAGGTCGAGGGCAAGAGCCTGCCGACCGTCAAGCTCGGCAAGTCGGACGAACTCAAGGTCGGCGAGTGGGTGGTGGCCATCGGCTCGCCGTTCGGCTTCGACCACTCGGTGACCGCCGGCATCGTCAGCGCCAAGGGGCGCAGCCTGCCCGACGAGAACTACGTGCCGTTCATCCAGACCGACGTGGCGATCAATCCGGGCAACTCCGGCGGTCCGCTGTTCAACCTGGACGGCGAGGTGGTCGGCATCAACTCGCAGATCTTCACCCGCTCCGGCGGCTTCATGGGCCTGTCGTTCGCCATCCCGATCGACGTGGCGATGAACGTGGCCGAGCAGCTCAAGGCCGAGGGCAAGGTCAGTCGCGGCTGGCTGGGCGTGGTGATCCAGGAAGTGAACAAGGACCTGGCCGAGTCCTTCGGTCTGGACAAGCCGGCCGGTGCGCTGGTGGCCCAGGTGCTGGAAGGCAGCCCGGGAGCCAAGGGCGGCCTGCAGGTGGGCGACGTGATCCTGGCGCTGAACGGCCAGCCGATCGTGGTGTCCGCCGACCTGCCGCACCTGGTCGGCACCCTCAAGCCGGGCACCGAGGTGGAGCTGGACGTGGTCCGCGAAGGCGAGCGCAAGCGCCTGAAGCTGGCCGTCGGCGCGCTGCCGGAAGAGGGCGAGGCGATCGCCTCCACGGGCAAGGACGATGCAGCGCGCAGCAGCAACCGCCTGGGGGTGACCGTGGTCGACCTCAGCGCCGAGCAGAAGAAGGCCCTGGAAGTGGAGGGCGGTGCGCTGATCCGCGAGGTGCAGAACGGCCCGGCGGCGCTGATCGGGCTGCGACCGGGCGACGTGATCACCCATCTGAACAACGAGTCGATCAACTCGGCGAAGACCTTCGCCAAGGTCGCCGAGGCGCTGCCGAAGAATCGCAGCGTGTCGATGCGCGTGCTGCGCCAGGGACGCGCCAGCTTCATCACCTTCAAGCTGTCCGAGTGA
- the lepA gene encoding translation elongation factor 4: protein MSDLSHIRNFSIIAHIDHGKSTLADRFIQICGGLSDREMEAQVLDSMDLERERGITIKAHSVTLHYKAQDGKTYQLNFIDTPGHVDFTYEVSRSLAACEGALLVVDAGQGVEAQSVANCYTAIEQGLEVMPVLNKMDLPQAEPERVKEEIEHIIGIDATDAVACSAKSGMGVVDVLERLVEVIPPPEGEIDAPLQALIIDSWFDNYLGVVSLVRVRHGRVKKGDKILVKSTGKVHQVDSVGVYTPKHTATADLKAGEVGFIVAGIKDIQGAPVGDTLTLSNTPDVDVLPGFKRVKPQVYAGLFPVSSDDFEDFRDALEKLTLNDAALQYEPESSDALGFGFRIGFLGMLHMEIIQERLEREYDLDLITTAPTVVFEVVLKNGDIVYVDNPSKLPDLASIAEMREPICRANILVPQDHLGSVITLCIEKRGVQRDMHFLGSQVQVSYDLPMNEVVLDFFDRLKSASRGYASLDYGFDRFQAANLVRLDVLINGERVDALALIVHRDNAAYKGRQLVEKMKELIPRQMFDVAIQAAIGGQVVARSTVKALRKNVLAKCYGGDVSRKKKLLEKQKAGKKRMKQVGSVEIPQEAFLAVLKVDS, encoded by the coding sequence GTGAGTGATCTGAGTCATATCCGCAACTTCTCCATCATCGCCCACATCGACCATGGCAAGTCGACCCTGGCCGACCGCTTCATCCAGATCTGCGGCGGCCTGTCCGACCGCGAGATGGAGGCGCAGGTGCTCGACTCCATGGATCTCGAGCGCGAGCGCGGCATCACCATCAAGGCACACAGCGTGACCCTGCACTACAAGGCGCAGGACGGCAAGACCTACCAGCTGAACTTCATCGACACCCCCGGCCACGTCGACTTCACCTACGAGGTCAGCCGCTCGCTGGCCGCCTGCGAGGGCGCGCTGCTGGTGGTGGACGCCGGCCAGGGCGTCGAGGCGCAGTCTGTGGCCAACTGCTACACCGCCATCGAGCAGGGCCTCGAGGTGATGCCGGTGCTGAACAAAATGGACCTGCCCCAGGCCGAGCCAGAGCGGGTCAAGGAAGAGATCGAGCACATCATCGGCATCGACGCCACCGACGCCGTGGCCTGCAGCGCCAAGAGCGGCATGGGCGTGGTCGACGTGCTCGAGCGCCTGGTCGAGGTCATCCCGCCGCCCGAGGGCGAGATCGATGCGCCGCTGCAGGCGCTGATCATCGATTCCTGGTTCGACAACTACCTGGGCGTGGTGTCGCTGGTGCGCGTGCGCCACGGCCGGGTCAAGAAGGGCGACAAGATCCTGGTCAAGTCGACCGGCAAGGTCCACCAGGTCGACAGCGTCGGCGTGTACACCCCCAAGCACACCGCCACCGCCGACCTCAAGGCCGGCGAAGTGGGCTTCATCGTCGCCGGCATCAAGGACATCCAGGGCGCGCCGGTAGGCGACACCCTGACCCTGTCCAACACCCCGGACGTCGACGTCCTGCCGGGCTTCAAGCGGGTCAAGCCGCAGGTCTACGCCGGCCTGTTCCCGGTCAGCTCGGACGACTTTGAGGACTTCCGCGACGCGCTGGAGAAGCTGACCCTCAACGACGCCGCGCTGCAGTACGAGCCGGAAAGCTCCGACGCGCTGGGCTTCGGCTTCCGCATCGGCTTCCTCGGCATGCTGCACATGGAGATCATCCAGGAGCGCCTCGAGCGCGAGTACGACCTGGACCTGATCACCACCGCGCCGACCGTGGTGTTCGAGGTGGTGCTGAAGAACGGCGACATCGTCTACGTCGACAACCCGTCCAAGCTGCCGGACCTGGCGTCTATCGCCGAGATGCGCGAGCCGATCTGCCGCGCCAACATCCTGGTGCCGCAGGATCACCTGGGCAGTGTGATCACCCTGTGCATCGAGAAGCGCGGCGTGCAGCGCGACATGCACTTCCTCGGCAGCCAGGTGCAGGTCAGCTACGATCTGCCGATGAACGAGGTGGTGCTCGACTTCTTCGACCGCCTGAAGTCGGCCAGCCGCGGCTATGCCTCGCTGGACTACGGCTTCGACCGCTTCCAGGCCGCCAACCTGGTGCGCCTGGACGTGCTGATCAACGGCGAGCGGGTCGATGCCCTGGCGCTGATCGTCCACCGCGACAACGCGGCCTACAAGGGCCGCCAGCTGGTGGAGAAGATGAAGGAACTGATCCCGCGGCAGATGTTCGACGTGGCGATCCAGGCGGCCATCGGCGGTCAGGTGGTGGCCCGCTCGACGGTCAAGGCGCTCAGGAAGAACGTGCTGGCCAAGTGCTACGGCGGTGACGTCAGCCGCAAGAAGAAGCTGCTGGAGAAGCAGAAGGCCGGCAAGAAAAGGATGAAGCAGGTGGGCAGTGTGGAAATTCCGCAGGAAGCCTTCCTTGCCGTGCTCAAGGTGGACAGCTGA
- the lepB gene encoding signal peptidase I — protein MTLNFPLLLVLAVAVCGVLALLDLLFLAPRRRAAIAAYQGSVSQTDPQVLQKLAREPVLVEYGKSFFPVLALVLVLRSFLVEPFQIPSGSMKPTLEVGDFILVNKFSYGIRLPVVDTKVIEIGEPQRGDVMVFRFPSDPNVNYIKRVVGLPGDHVRYSSDKRLFVNGQPVAEQLIGDEPGSLGSARLFSEKLGAAEHLIRKEMRRYRIEPDREWVVPAGHYFMMGDNRDNSNDSRYWDDPAIAPELHGMVPDRNIVGKAFAVWMSWPAPKVGHLPTFERVGLIH, from the coding sequence ATGACTCTGAACTTTCCGTTGCTGCTGGTGCTGGCCGTCGCCGTGTGCGGCGTGCTGGCGTTGCTCGACCTGCTGTTCCTCGCCCCGCGTCGCCGTGCCGCCATCGCCGCCTACCAGGGCAGCGTGAGCCAGACCGACCCGCAGGTGCTGCAGAAGCTGGCCCGCGAGCCGGTGCTGGTGGAATACGGCAAGTCGTTCTTCCCGGTGCTGGCGCTGGTGCTGGTGCTGCGCTCGTTCCTGGTCGAGCCGTTCCAGATCCCTTCCGGCTCGATGAAGCCGACCCTCGAGGTCGGCGACTTCATCCTGGTCAACAAGTTCTCCTACGGCATCCGCCTGCCGGTGGTGGACACCAAGGTGATCGAGATCGGCGAGCCGCAGCGCGGCGATGTGATGGTGTTCCGCTTCCCCAGCGATCCCAACGTGAACTACATCAAGCGCGTGGTCGGCCTGCCCGGCGATCATGTGCGCTACAGCAGCGACAAGCGTCTGTTCGTCAACGGCCAGCCGGTGGCCGAGCAGCTGATCGGCGACGAGCCGGGCAGCCTCGGCAGCGCCCGCCTGTTCAGCGAGAAGCTGGGCGCGGCGGAGCACCTGATCCGCAAGGAAATGCGCCGCTACCGTATCGAACCGGACCGCGAGTGGGTTGTGCCCGCGGGGCACTACTTCATGATGGGCGACAACCGCGACAACTCCAACGACAGCCGTTACTGGGATGATCCGGCCATCGCGCCCGAGCTGCACGGCATGGTTCCCGACCGCAACATCGTCGGCAAGGCGTTCGCCGTGTGGATGAGCTGGCCAGCTCCCAAGGTCGGCCATCTGCCGACCTTCGAGCGTGTCGGGCTGATCCACTGA
- a CDS encoding DUF4845 domain-containing protein, producing the protein MGFARSQKGLSMVSWLVVFCVAAFFASVAFKVLPHYFDFLSLQKIVTGVESEKALEIRSPGDFYAHVSRGTQVNNIRDLDLREVMDVRMENNEFYVHLKYEKREPLIENLDLVVHFDREYRVRAP; encoded by the coding sequence ATGGGATTTGCGCGTTCGCAGAAAGGTCTGTCGATGGTGAGCTGGCTGGTGGTCTTCTGCGTGGCGGCGTTCTTCGCCAGCGTGGCGTTCAAGGTCCTGCCGCACTACTTCGACTTCCTTTCCCTGCAGAAGATCGTCACCGGGGTGGAGAGCGAAAAGGCTCTGGAGATCCGCTCGCCCGGCGACTTCTACGCACACGTGAGCCGCGGCACCCAGGTCAACAACATCCGCGATCTCGACCTGCGCGAGGTGATGGACGTGCGCATGGAGAACAACGAGTTCTATGTCCATCTCAAATACGAGAAGCGCGAACCGCTGATCGAGAACCTTGACCTGGTCGTCCACTTCGACCGCGAATACCGTGTCCGTGCCCCGTGA
- the rnc gene encoding ribonuclease III: protein MSNPLQRLERQLGYQFQDQNLMVVALTHRSFAGRNNERLEFLGDAILNFVVGEALFKRFPQAREGQLSRLRARLVKGETLARLARAFDLGEYLRLGSGELKSGGFRRESILADATEALIGAIYLDTGMDSARDRVLAWLEPYFDELTLVDTNKDPKTRLQEFLQSRGCELPRYDVVDIQGEPHCRTFFVECEIALLNEKTRGQGASRRIAEQVAAAAALVALGVENGND from the coding sequence GTGAGTAACCCTCTGCAACGACTCGAGCGCCAGCTCGGCTATCAATTCCAGGACCAGAACCTGATGGTCGTGGCCCTGACCCACCGCAGTTTCGCCGGCCGCAACAACGAGCGGCTGGAATTCCTCGGCGATGCCATCCTCAACTTCGTGGTCGGCGAGGCGCTGTTCAAGCGTTTCCCGCAGGCCCGCGAGGGCCAGCTGTCGCGCCTGCGCGCGCGGCTGGTCAAGGGCGAGACCCTGGCCCGGCTGGCCCGGGCCTTCGACCTGGGCGAGTACCTGCGCCTGGGCTCCGGCGAGCTGAAGAGCGGCGGTTTCCGTCGCGAGTCGATCCTCGCCGACGCCACCGAGGCGCTGATCGGCGCCATCTACCTGGACACCGGCATGGATTCGGCGCGCGACCGCGTGCTGGCCTGGCTGGAGCCCTACTTCGACGAGCTGACCCTGGTCGACACCAACAAGGATCCGAAAACCCGCCTGCAGGAGTTCCTGCAATCGCGTGGCTGCGAACTGCCGCGCTACGATGTGGTGGATATCCAGGGCGAACCGCATTGTCGTACCTTCTTCGTCGAATGCGAAATTGCCCTGCTCAATGAAAAGACCCGTGGCCAGGGTGCCAGCCGCCGCATCGCCGAACAGGTGGCGGCCGCGGCGGCACTGGTGGCCCTGGGCGTGGAGAATGGCAATGACTGA